From one Mycobacterium colombiense CECT 3035 genomic stretch:
- the aftB gene encoding terminal beta-(1->2)-arabinofuranosyltransferase, with protein MPSVSPELQALKARMMRSRPVIRRPGWPVFPYTTMVRVSLWISVAVVAVLFGWGSWQRRWIADDGLIVLRTVRNLLAGNGPVFNQGERVEANTSTAWTYLMYVGSWVGGPLRMEYVALALALVFSVAGVALLMLGAARLYAPSLRGRRAIMLPAGALVYIALPPARDFATSGLESGLALAYLGLLWWMMVCWAQPVRNRTDNKVFAGLLAFVAGFSVLVRPELALMGGLALIMMLVAARTWRRRVLVVVAGGFVPVAYEIFRMGYYGLLVPGTALAKDAAGDKWSQGMIYLSNFDAPYAVWIPLVLLVPLGVLLFAARRRPSFLRPALAPNYGRVARAVHSPPAVVAWVLISGLLQALYWIRQGGDFMHARVLLAPLFCLLAPVAVIPIAIPDGQDYSRETGNWVAGAAGALWLGLAGWALWAANSPGMGDDATHVTYSGIVDERRFYAQATGHAHPLTAADYLGYPRMAAILTALNNTPGGALLLPSGNYIQWDLVPQAQPAPGDTSAQKPQHAVFFTNLGMVGMNVGLDVRVIDQIGLANPLAQHTERLKHGRIGHDKNLFPDWVIADGPWVKLPPGIPGYLDAQWVAQAVSALQCPETKAVLSSVRAPMTPHRFVSNLVNSFRFTGYRIDRVPRYELARCGLPVPEEAPPPPRE; from the coding sequence TTGCCTTCGGTTAGCCCCGAACTGCAGGCTCTCAAAGCGCGCATGATGCGCAGCCGGCCGGTGATCAGGCGGCCCGGCTGGCCGGTGTTCCCGTACACCACCATGGTGCGGGTCAGCCTGTGGATCAGCGTGGCGGTGGTCGCCGTCCTGTTCGGTTGGGGGAGTTGGCAGCGCCGGTGGATCGCCGACGACGGGCTGATCGTGCTGCGCACCGTGCGCAATCTGCTCGCCGGCAACGGGCCGGTGTTCAACCAGGGTGAGCGGGTGGAGGCCAACACCTCCACGGCCTGGACGTACCTGATGTACGTCGGCAGCTGGGTCGGCGGCCCGCTGCGCATGGAGTACGTGGCGCTCGCGCTCGCCCTGGTGTTCTCGGTGGCGGGGGTGGCGCTGCTGATGCTGGGCGCCGCGCGGTTGTACGCCCCGAGCCTGCGGGGCCGCAGGGCGATCATGTTGCCCGCCGGCGCGCTGGTCTACATCGCGCTGCCGCCGGCGCGGGACTTCGCCACCTCCGGGCTGGAAAGCGGTTTGGCGCTGGCCTATCTCGGGCTGCTGTGGTGGATGATGGTCTGCTGGGCGCAGCCGGTGCGCAACCGCACCGATAACAAGGTGTTCGCCGGCCTGCTGGCGTTCGTCGCCGGGTTCAGCGTGCTGGTCCGGCCGGAACTGGCGCTGATGGGCGGGCTGGCGCTGATCATGATGCTGGTCGCGGCCCGCACGTGGCGCCGCCGGGTGCTGGTCGTGGTGGCCGGGGGTTTCGTGCCGGTCGCCTACGAGATTTTCCGGATGGGCTACTACGGCCTGCTGGTGCCCGGCACCGCCCTAGCCAAGGACGCGGCCGGGGACAAGTGGTCTCAGGGCATGATCTACCTCTCCAACTTCGACGCTCCGTACGCGGTGTGGATCCCCCTGGTGCTCCTCGTGCCGCTGGGCGTGCTGCTGTTCGCCGCCCGCCGGCGGCCGTCGTTCCTGCGCCCCGCGCTGGCGCCCAACTACGGGCGGGTGGCCCGCGCCGTGCACAGCCCGCCCGCGGTGGTGGCGTGGGTGCTGATCAGCGGGCTGTTGCAGGCGCTCTACTGGATCCGGCAAGGCGGCGACTTCATGCACGCGCGCGTGCTGCTTGCCCCGCTGTTCTGCCTGCTGGCGCCGGTCGCCGTCATCCCGATCGCCATCCCCGACGGCCAGGACTATTCACGGGAGACCGGTAACTGGGTCGCCGGCGCGGCCGGCGCGTTATGGCTGGGGTTGGCCGGATGGGCTCTGTGGGCGGCGAATTCGCCGGGCATGGGCGACGACGCCACCCACGTCACCTACTCCGGCATCGTCGACGAACGCCGCTTCTACGCCCAGGCCACCGGCCATGCGCACCCGCTGACCGCCGCGGACTACCTGGGCTATCCGCGGATGGCGGCCATCCTGACCGCCCTCAACAACACCCCCGGCGGCGCGTTGCTGCTGCCGTCGGGCAATTACATCCAGTGGGACCTGGTGCCGCAGGCGCAGCCGGCGCCCGGCGACACGTCCGCGCAAAAACCCCAGCATGCCGTGTTTTTCACCAACCTCGGGATGGTCGGCATGAACGTCGGGCTCGATGTCCGCGTCATCGATCAGATCGGTTTGGCGAATCCGCTTGCGCAACACACCGAACGGCTCAAGCACGGCCGCATCGGACACGACAAGAACCTCTTTCCCGACTGGGTGATCGCCGACGGCCCCTGGGTGAAGCTGCCCCCGGGGATTCCTGGCTATCTGGATGCGCAGTGGGTCGCCCAGGCCGTCTCGGCGCTGCAATGCCCCGAGACCAAGGCGGTGCTCAGCTCGGTGCGCGCGCCGATGACCCCGCACCGATTCGTGTCCAACCTGGTGAACTCCTTCCGGTTCACCGGTTACCGCATCGACCGGGTGCCCCGCTACGAACTGGCCCGTTGCGGGCTGCCGGTACCCGAAGAGGCGCCGCCCCCACCGCGCGAGTAA
- the ag85A gene encoding diacylglycerol acyltransferase/mycolyltransferase Ag85A, with protein MTLVDRLRGAVAGMPRRLVVAAAGAALLSGLIGAVGGSATAGAFSRPGLPVEYLQVPSAAMGRDIKIQFQSGGANSPALYLLDGMRAQDDFNGWDINTPAFEWYNQSGISTVMPVGGQSSFYSDWYKPACGKAGCVTYKWETFLTSELPSYLESQKQVKSTGSAVVGLSMAGSSALILAAYHPQQFVYAGSLSALLDPSQGMGPSLIGLAMGDAGGYKAADMWGPKDDPAWARNDPSLQVGKLVGNNTRIWVYCGNGKPSDLGGDNLPAKFLEGFVRTSNLKFQDAYNGAGGHNAVWNFDANGTHDWPYWGAQLQAMKPDLQSVLGATPGAGPATAAATNAGNGQGT; from the coding sequence ATGACGCTTGTCGACAGATTGCGCGGCGCCGTGGCGGGTATGCCGCGCCGGCTCGTCGTGGCGGCCGCTGGTGCGGCGCTGCTCTCGGGCCTGATTGGCGCCGTCGGAGGCTCGGCGACCGCCGGGGCCTTCTCGCGCCCGGGTCTGCCGGTGGAGTACCTACAGGTTCCGTCCGCCGCCATGGGCCGGGACATCAAGATCCAGTTCCAAAGCGGTGGCGCGAACTCGCCCGCGCTGTACCTGCTCGACGGTATGCGTGCGCAGGACGACTTCAACGGCTGGGACATCAACACCCCGGCGTTCGAGTGGTACAACCAGTCCGGCATCTCGACGGTCATGCCCGTCGGCGGCCAGTCCAGCTTCTACTCCGACTGGTACAAGCCCGCCTGCGGTAAGGCCGGCTGCGTCACCTACAAGTGGGAGACCTTCCTGACCAGCGAGCTGCCCTCGTACCTGGAGAGCCAGAAGCAGGTCAAGTCGACCGGCAGCGCCGTGGTCGGCCTGTCGATGGCCGGTTCGTCGGCGCTGATCCTGGCCGCCTACCACCCGCAGCAGTTCGTTTACGCCGGCTCGCTGTCGGCGCTGCTGGACCCGTCGCAGGGCATGGGCCCGTCGCTGATCGGCCTCGCCATGGGTGACGCCGGTGGCTACAAGGCCGCCGACATGTGGGGTCCGAAGGACGACCCGGCGTGGGCGCGCAACGACCCGTCGCTGCAGGTCGGCAAGCTGGTCGGCAACAACACCCGCATCTGGGTGTACTGCGGTAACGGCAAGCCGTCCGACCTGGGTGGCGACAACCTGCCCGCGAAGTTCCTCGAGGGCTTCGTGCGGACTTCCAACCTGAAGTTCCAGGACGCCTACAACGGGGCCGGTGGCCACAACGCGGTGTGGAACTTCGACGCCAACGGCACCCACGACTGGCCCTACTGGGGCGCGCAGCTGCAGGCGATGAAGCCTGACCTGCAGTCGGTGCTGGGCGCCACCCCGGGTGCGGGTCCGGCCACGGCCGCGGCCACCAACGCCGGTAACGGCCAGGGCACCTAA
- a CDS encoding decaprenyl-phosphate phosphoribosyltransferase has protein sequence MSEDVVTRPPANLVAGVIKAIRPRQWVKNVLVLAAPVAGLGSGIRYEYGQMLTQVALAFVVFSLAASAVYLVNDVRDVEADREHPTKRFRPIAAGVVPEWLAYVLALVLGVASLGIAWIVTPNLTLVMAVYIVMQLAYCFGLKHQAVLDICIVSSAYLLRAIAGGVATDIPLSQWFLLSAAFASLFMVAGKRYAELQVAERTGAKIRKSLESYTSTYLRFVWTMSATAVVICYGLWAFERDHHSGSWYAVSLVPFTIAILRYAVDVDGGLAGEPEDIALRDRVLQLLFLAWIATVGAAVAFG, from the coding sequence ATGAGTGAGGACGTCGTGACCCGACCGCCCGCCAATCTGGTCGCCGGGGTGATCAAGGCGATCCGCCCCCGGCAGTGGGTGAAGAACGTACTGGTGCTGGCCGCGCCGGTGGCCGGGCTGGGCAGCGGTATCCGCTACGAATACGGTCAGATGCTCACGCAGGTGGCATTGGCGTTCGTGGTATTCAGCCTGGCGGCGTCGGCGGTCTATCTGGTCAACGACGTGCGCGACGTCGAGGCCGACCGGGAGCACCCGACCAAACGGTTCCGCCCGATCGCGGCCGGCGTCGTCCCCGAGTGGCTGGCCTACGTGCTGGCGCTGGTGCTGGGGGTGGCCTCGCTGGGCATCGCGTGGATCGTGACGCCGAACCTGACGCTGGTGATGGCCGTCTACATCGTCATGCAGCTGGCGTACTGCTTCGGCCTCAAACACCAAGCGGTGCTTGACATTTGCATCGTGTCGTCGGCGTATCTGCTCCGGGCCATCGCCGGCGGCGTGGCCACCGACATCCCGCTGTCGCAGTGGTTCCTGTTGTCGGCAGCGTTCGCTTCGCTGTTCATGGTGGCCGGCAAGCGCTATGCCGAGCTGCAGGTCGCCGAGCGTACCGGGGCCAAGATCCGCAAATCGCTGGAGAGCTACACCAGCACCTATCTGCGCTTCGTCTGGACGATGTCGGCCACCGCGGTGGTGATCTGCTACGGCCTGTGGGCATTCGAGCGCGACCACCACTCGGGGTCCTGGTACGCGGTGTCGCTGGTGCCGTTCACCATCGCGATCCTGCGCTACGCGGTCGACGTGGACGGCGGACTGGCCGGCGAACCCGAAGACATCGCGCTGCGGGACCGGGTGCTGCAGCTGTTGTTCCTGGCGTGGATCGCGACGGTCGGAGCCGCCGTTGCCTTCGGTTAG
- a CDS encoding phosphatase PAP2 family protein — protein sequence MHEAAAAQAPRGEVAALVAVQAALSDRPGALPVARALSHFGEHSLGWVAVAALGAVLSPKRSWDWLVAGAGAFAAHAAAVIVKRIVRRKRPHDPAVAVNVGTPSQLSFPSAHATSTTAAAILMGRTTGLPLPAVLVPPMALSRMLLGVHYPSDVAFGIALGAVVAAIARRAGEVARGGAA from the coding sequence ATGCATGAGGCCGCCGCTGCGCAGGCGCCCCGCGGCGAGGTAGCCGCGCTGGTCGCCGTCCAGGCGGCGCTGAGCGATCGCCCCGGGGCCCTACCGGTGGCGCGCGCGCTGTCCCACTTCGGCGAGCACAGCCTCGGCTGGGTGGCCGTCGCCGCGCTCGGTGCGGTGCTCTCCCCGAAGCGCAGCTGGGACTGGCTGGTGGCCGGGGCCGGGGCCTTCGCCGCACACGCGGCGGCCGTCATCGTCAAGCGGATCGTGCGCCGCAAGCGGCCGCATGATCCCGCCGTCGCGGTCAACGTCGGCACCCCCAGCCAACTGAGTTTCCCGTCGGCACATGCCACTTCGACCACCGCCGCGGCGATCCTGATGGGCCGGACCACGGGCCTGCCGCTGCCCGCCGTCCTGGTGCCCCCGATGGCGCTGTCGCGGATGCTGCTGGGCGTGCACTACCCCAGCGACGTGGCGTTCGGCATCGCCCTCGGTGCCGTCGTTGCGGCGATCGCGCGCCGCGCAGGAGAGGTCGCAAGAGGTGGAGCCGCATGA